The genomic stretch CCTTCGTAGACAATTACGATCAATATTTGGCGAAATTGACTTCTCATAAGGTTGTTGGCTTCTTCGATTACGGATGGCAGTTTTCCAATGCACAAAATGCGCTGAAGGACGCTGCCAAGCAAGATCCTACGCAGGATGATTTCGTTTATTTCCCGCTGCCAGTTACGTTTGATGGGCAGAAGGATCAATATCTTGATCCTCCAGGCTTTGTTAAAAACCGCGGTCTGGGAATTACAAAAAGTGCGAAGGACCCTGCTCGCATCATCCAATATCTAGATAACCTATTAACGGATGAGAATCAAATTCTTCAAAGATGGGGCATTAAAGGAGATACATTCGAAGTAGATGATAAGGGCCGCATGTATCGTACTGCGGAACAAATCGTGAAAATCGATGAATCGTTTAACGAAAAATTCGGCTTCAAATATTATTCTTGGAACTGGCCGTTATACGGCAATGGCTCTTCCCTTCCGGATGGAAATTCCGTTGCTCCTGGCCTGCAGCCTGAAGTATTCCAAATGAGCTTGACGAATGAAGACAAAACGATACTAGAAAAATACGGCGTTAAGACGTATGCGGAATTATTCGCAGCTCCAGATGATCGTCCATGGTACCCTGCATGGGGAATTCCGAAGGAGCAAGGCTCGGAACAACAAATTTGGGAAACCAAAAAAGATGAAATTACGAAAAAGTATTTCCCTAAACTTGTTCTTGCAAAACCAGCTGATTTTGAAAAAGTATGGACAGAGTATATAACTGCTTTCGGCAAGCTGGATACAGCAGCCTATGAGAGCTGGACGACTACAGAAGTGAAGAAATTGATCGAAGCAGCAAAATAATAATGCTCTAAGTAACGGTGCAAGGCCGGACTTATGCAAGTATAAGCCGGCCTTTCTCCATACATGGGTAAGGTTCAGTCCGGAAGGAGAGATAAATGATGGAAAGTAAACCAACGATGACAACGTCAAACCTGGTGTTGCCTAAGAAGCCTACAGGACTGAAGCGATTTGCCATGAAGCTATTGGAGCAGCGTGTGCTTGTGCTTATGTCAATCCCCTTTCTAGCATGGTTGTTTATTTTTAAATATATGCCTCTATGGGGGTGGACCATTGCTTTTCAAGATTACAAGCCAGCCAAAAGCTTTGGTGAACAGAAATGGGTAGGCTTCGATCACTTTCAATTTTTGTTTCAGGATGAGCGTTTTATTCGTGTTCTGCGAAATACGCTTGCTATGAGCGGCATCAATTTGGTTCTTGGTTTTGTTACGGCGATTACACTGGCTTTGCTATTAAATGAGGTACGCAAGGTTGCCTTTAAACGTATTGTCCAGACGGTTAGCTACTTGCCCCATTTTATTTCATGGGTAGTTGCAGCAAGTATTATCCAGACGACATTATCACCAGATGGCATTATTAATGAAATGTTGCTTTGGTTCGGTTTTTTAGAGAAGGGCGAGGAAATTTTATTCCTCGGCATACCAGAATATTTCTGGGGGATTTTCGGAGCAGGCTCAGTATGGAAAGACGTTGGCTGGAATACAATCGTCTATTTGGCAGCCATGACGATGATTGACCCTGCGCAATATGAAGCAGCGGAGATGGATGGGGCAGGACGAATCAAACGGATGTGGTATGTAACACTGCCGGGCATTAAACCGGTTATTATCGTTTTGCTTATTATGAATATTGGGTATTTGCTGGAATCGGGCTTCGAGCCGCAATATTTGCTAGGCAACGGCATGAACATCGACTATTCCGAAAACCTTGACATATTTGTTCTGAAATACGGGATTGCGCAGGGCAACTACTCGCTCTCGATTGCGGGGGGTATGTTTAAAACCATTATTAGCTTTATTTTATTATTTGCAGCAAATAATCTTGCGAAGCGTATGGGCGAGTCCAGACTCTTTTAGAAGGAGGGATCATCATGAATAATGTAGCAACAAGTAATGCTTCAACGAAGAAAAGCCGCATTCGCTCGTCGAGCGGTGATCAAATCTTTGATATTTGCAATTACATTTTTCTTACTCTGCTAATGATTGTAACCTTGTATCCCTTTCTGAACACAGCCGCTATTTCGCTCAACAACGCGACGGATTCAATAAAGGGCGGCATTTATTTACTGCCAAGGATATGGACATTAGACAACTATGCCTATGTTTTGAAGGAATCAACCATTTTTCACGCGACGCTCATATCCGTGCTGCGTACGGTGATCGGCACGATTTCTACTGTGTTTTGTTCAGCGATGGTGGCGTACACCATTACGAGACAGGAGTATGTGCTTCGCAAGTTCGTTACGATGGCGTTTATTTTAACGATGTATTTTAATGGCGGCCTCATTCCGAACTTTTTATTGATCCGTGATTTGGGTTTACTTAATAATTTCTGGGTGTACATTTTCCCAGGCTTGATTGGCGTATTTAACCTGATCATCATTCGTTCCTTTATTGAAGGATTGCCTGAGAGTATTTTAGAGTCGGCAAGAATAGACGGGGCGGGGGATTTTAAAATGTTCTACAGCATCGTCCTGCCGCTTTGTGTGCCTGTACTTGCGACTGTTGCGCTGTTCTCGGCCGTATATCAATGGAATCAATGGTTTGACGTATTCCTATATAATTCATCGAATATTGATCTAAGCACATTGCAATATGAGCTTCAAAAAATTCTTCAAAACTCAAATGCTTCCTTAACGCCAAAATCGGCTGGTGATGCGTTCGCCAATGCTAATAATTCAGGAGCCAATACGGTAACGCCGTTTGCGATTCGAGCAACGATGACCATTGTAGCCTCCTTGCCTATTATTATGGTTTATCCGTTTTTGCAGAAATATTTTGTGAAGGGCATGACGGTTGGCGGCGTGAAGGGCTAATTGCGTTTATGACCATTATGAAATAAGGTAGTTACTATCCAGTCCTTTACGTTTTCAACGTAAAGGGCTGTTTTTTGTTGGGATAGGGAAAAGGCAACCTTTACCCATGAATAAGCGTTTGTAATGACGAGGTGATTATATGTTTAAATCTAAGTTTGGAACAGCTCTATTGCTTGCGGTATGCTTGGCAGCGACTTCTGGCTGCATGTCAAATTCAGAACTACCGCTTGCGACAAACGTCAGCAATAACGTGTTAACGAAGGAAACGATAGATGTTACGCAGGTAACGGTAAGCAGATCTCAGCAGTTTGGAAGCGTGAATAGTGCCATCTATGGTGTGTTTACACAATCGGACGACATACAGGCTTTTGAAGACGCCATCGGAACAGCAGATAGAATCGAAGGGATTCTTGATGTGATCAAGCCGGATTACGATATTGTTATTAATCAAGAGAGCTCAAAGCGCTCGTATCATCTATGGCTGCATCCAAAATCGGATACCGGGATGTACACCGAGGTAAGTGATACCGGGACGGGCTATCGGCTATCGCCTGCCGCCACGCAAAAACTAAAGGAACTGATTATGGGACTGGAATATACTCCTGAAATAGCAGTGGGAGAACAGGAGGCGCTCGATCCGACATTTAGCTTGATTTTACCATAGTGAATTAGGGGTGGGACGTTGAATTTTAGAAGAGGAATAGATTTCTTAGCGAGTGCAATGAAAATTAGTCTGATTTGTGCTGCTCTCCTTCTCTTAAGTGCTTGCAGCGATGCTGAGAAATATGAGCATATTGAGGCCTTTATGTGAAGACGGAGATTCCCAAAAAGAAGAACGGCAGGAGCCCTCAACGATACTCATACCTGATCAGGATTTTGAGAGACATCGATCGATTCCTTTGACTGAGGAAGAGAAACTACAAGTGAAAGAACATGTGAAATCATTAGTGGATAAGATGTAGAGTGTTGCTGAGAGGGACGAATAAAAAAATGAAAAGAGGGCTGATTCTTAAGGTTAGAACCTTTGAAGCAGCCCTCTTTTTTGTTGTATAGGGAAACTATGCATTCTCCGAACCTGTTGATAATATGCTTCGGCAGCAGCCAGTGTGCAGCTAACGAAAGCTAACGGAAGCCAGAGACGCTAAAGTTGCATTTTGGGTTAGCGTCACATTTTAACGGAAGTGGGAGACGCTATTCCGCAGAAATGAAGCGAGATCGTGCATGTAGGGTACAAATAGAGGCCTGTGCTTCCGTTAGAATCTTGCAACGAAAAATAAAGGCGATTTAGCGTCTGTGGTTTCCGTTAGAAGCGTGAGCTGACGCGTCTACGATTTCCAATCATCCGTATGGGTAATTTTGTTCCTATAGTGAGGTAGTTATTGTAGTATTTCGAGCTTTAAATTAGGATAGATTTCTTTCAAAGCAGCTAAATGATTTGAAATTGTTGTCTGATTAAAGCTAGCTCTGAAAATATCTTGATCGGGTTTGAACGTAATTGTTGTCCCCGTTTCCTTCGTAACTCCGGTGACGAGCAGCTCGGTTTGCGGGATGCCGTGCTTGAACTCTTGCCGCCGTACCTTTCCTTCCCTCCGTATCTCTACAATAAGCCTATCGGACAGGGCATTGACAACAGGCAAATGAATACCTTTTGTCCCGTCAGGAGCCAGGATTGAAGCACTGAGATGATCATGGCTAATTTCAGTAAGAATTGCCTGGACATTGGTTTTGTTCGAGTTCGGGAGTGCATGGACTGGAATCCCGCGACCGTTATCGGCGATGGTAATGCTATTATCGTTTTGAAGGATTAGAGTGACCTCGGTACAGTATCCAGCCTGATGTTCCAATAGGGTGTTTTCAATGACAGCTGAAAGGAGATGGTGGGGATCATATGACTGACTTGATCCTAAATAAGAGCCCACATTATTTCTGGCCTCCGCAAGCTCCATATAATCGGTTGTGTCGAGTAAATCTGAGCTGGCAGCGAGTAAGAGAAGGAAAGGCAGCGAACGGTGTGGAGAAAGTGAATATTTGCCGCCTCGCTCCTCTTGAACAATTAAATCGGCTCCGAGCAAGGCTTTGGTGTGATGATAAAGCTGTCCGGTCGTGCCCATATTTAATTGCTCTACAACTTCAGGACCGGTAAGCGGTTTGCGCATGACAGCTGTTAAAATATCGAGACGCTGCTTGTTTCCGAGAGCGGCTAATATTTTTGATACCTTATCACTATTGAGTTCAAGCAACTGTGTGACACTTTTCTGCTGAGGCATCCATCTATAGCCATTTTGACCGTGATATTGGCCGGAATAAAAGATCGCTCCTAACTCGTTTCCATCGCTATTATCGTTACCTTCAATATTAAAATCAGCTGGTTCTTCATTTTTTTGTGAGGAAGGCTTAGAAAGCAATTGGTTAACCAGATGCTTGAGTTCATGCATCTCTTTAGTTAACACATCCAACTCAATACCGTAGTCTCTTGAGTCTGACAAAAAAACCACTCCATTCGCATAAAGTTCTACATTACGTAATTACGTAATTATAATACTTGAATAATTAATTGTAAACCATATTCAAGTAAATCCTCGAATTGCGATCTACTATGCAATTGTTTAGGAGCTAAGTCTGTCTTGAGAAAGCATGAGATGTATGGACTAAGGAAATGAAACAAGTGAGTGTAAGAAAGCGTCTAATGATTGAGATTGACTAAATGAAGGGGGATTGGATTTATGAAGCCGTTACTTTGGATAGCGATCATTTTAATATTATCGTCATGCAGCAGCCCGAATAACAAAGATCAAGAGCAAAATTCGATAGACCCTATTCTTATGGAAAAAATGGCGGAACCCAAGCTGCAGTATAAAGACGAGCTGTTCGAAATGAGCTTGAATATGAATAAAACGGTGTTCGCAAAAAACGAGCCCATCGATTATTCCGTCAGTTTAACGTATATCGGAGAGGAAGAATCGATAACGATCTGGGGAGGCCGAACGTATATTGGCTTCTACTTAACAGATGGCAAGAAATTTGAAATGGAAGGTGCCAACACAACAGAGCTTGTAGCGACTACATTAAAAAAAGGAGAGACGCAGCAATTCCCTTTCTACAAAAGTGGAGGATACTCGAACGATGATCCCGATGCAAGCTTCTGGAAACAGTTTTATGAGGAGAAGGATCTGCTGCTGCCGAGCGGCACGTATTTTATTTCTGCCAACTGCCTATTCTCGTTAGGTGAGGAAGTTGTGAACAGTCATTATGATGGTTCTGTCTACACGACGATTACGGTGGAGTAAGTATGGGAAATAGGTGGGCGATTAATAACATTGAGAAATCCATGTCTTTTTAAGACGAGGGGTTTCTCTTTTTTCTTGTTTTTATGTACTATCTGTTATAGTATATATATAACAGATGGAACAATGAAGGTAGTGATCATAATGATGATAAAAATCAATTTGCAATCGGATGTTCCTCTTTATACTCAATTGTCTAATCAAATTATAGAGGGGATTGCTAGCGGCGCGCTTGCTCCCGGGGAAGCCTTGCCATCCGTACGCTCTCTGTCCTCTGATCTGGGTATAAATATGCATACGGTGAACAAAGCCTACTCGGCGCTTAAGCAGGATGGCTACGTAGAGATACATCGTCAAAAGGGCGTCGTTGTGCAGCTTGGTCTTCCTAATGCAGACGAGGCTTATTACCGTCAGCTGGAGGAGAAGGTGAGGCCGCTCATCAGCGAATCCATATGCCACAACGTTAGCGAGGACGCTCTAGTCGAGCTATGCCGTTCGATCTTCAAGCAAATTCGTTCAACTGGCAAAGCGACCTAGCTGCTCACTCCTGTTTGCAAATAACTACATTAGAAAGGCTGGTCATCTATAATGGAACATTGGAGCTTTTGGCTGCTGCTTGCAACTATTTTTATCCCCATTAGCGTTATCTTGATTGCGACACCCTATCTCACCAGACGAACAGAAAGCTTCGGCATTTCTATCACGGAGGAAATTTATTGGCATTCGGATGTACGAAGGATGAGAAAAAAATATGTAATTGTTCTAGCCATCATTCATTCAATATTGCTTATTTCTGCTGCGATCTTGATAAACCGCTTGGACGAGCAGCAAATGTCGATGACAGTTGGCGGCTATACGATTGCTGTGATTGGAATCTCCTTCGCTGCCTATCTTTTCTTTCATTTTAAAATGAAAAGAATGAAGCGCGAAAGAGAATGGACGAATCCGGTTATCCAGTCGGCTATTATTGATACCTCGTTTAGACGGCGCAAGCATTCCGTGTCATTCTACTGGTTTATACCGCATTTTGTACTAGCCCTTTCGACGCTTGCTATCGTTCTGCTCTATTATGATCAGTTTCCGGATCAATTGGTTATGCAGTATGATTTTGCCGGAAACGCGACAACCGTTGTTGCGAAATCCTATTCCGCTTTACTTTGGCCGATTGGGACTCAGTTTATCATGATCGTATTATTCCTCTTTATCAACTACAGTATCGTCATTAGTAAACAACAGATCGATGCGGCAGATCCTGAAGCATCTGTTCAGCGCAGTATGAAATTTCGGCATAGCTGGTCTGTTTTTAATGTTGCAACGGGATTGTTGATTACGATGCTATTTTCTTTTATATCAATCGTCCCGTTACTTGCGCTGCCGCCATCAAGCATCCTAATTGTATCTACGGCTATACCTGCGTTGATCGTAGTAGGGAGCATTTGGCTCTCAATCCGGTTAGGTCAAGGCGGAAGTCGCATTCGTATGCCGGGGGGATCGGTAAGCTCTATTGGTACAGGGCCGACGGACAATGATCGTCACTGGAAGCTGGGCAGCATTTATTACAATCCGTCAGACCCAGCTCTATTCCTAGAGAAACGCTTCGGTATCGGCTGGACGCTTAATTTCGGCCATCCTCTTGCATGGTTAATCCTTATTATTCTTGTAGCTGTCATCATAATCTCCATCGTGTTGGGAGGTTAAAGATGTTGCGTTTAGCATCAAACAAATTAGAGGAGGACATTCATTCATGAAAAAATGGTTATTATCTGGCTTAGTATTGTTATTGTTCATCAACGCTCAATCCGTCACTGCCTCATCCGCTGATATCAGTGTGCTTGTAAACGGACAGGAAGTTGTGTTCACAGATGGAAAGCCTTATTGGAAGGGCAGTGAAATGATGCTGCCGGTTCGCGACCTTGCCAGCGGGCTGGGGATGAAGGTTTCCTATGAAAAAGCTAAAAATGAAGTTCGACTTACATCGGATAAACTAACGGCTGTGTTCAAGATTGGTGAGAGCCAGATTTCCATAAACGGTAAAGCTCACGCTTTCAGCTCAGCTTCTGCAACCAAGCAGTACCGTACATACGTGCCGCTATCGTTTTTCTCTAAAGAACTGGGCATTAAAACGGTTTATGATGAGAAAACGAAAAAGCTGACTATTTCCAAAATAGAGCTGAATACCGAGATACTTGCTGAGCAAGTCATCGATTTAATGAATAAAGGCGGCTATGAGCAGCTTTGGAATGATTATTTTGACCAAGAACTTCAGAAAGCGATTCCACTGCCCGTTCTAGATGCAACATGGAAAGAAGTTTTAAAGCAGACTGGTGAATATAAAAAAATCGTCTCACTTTCATCAAGCCCCATCGATGATGGAGGAACAATGGTTGTTTCGATTCTGGGATTCGAGCAAATGAATATGAAGCTGACGCTTACGATTAATCGTACAGGTCTGTTGACCGGTATACTCATCCAGCCTGCACCGCTTGATGGCGAGGCTCCTGCTGGAGTAACAGAAGAAACGATTATCATCGGCGAAACGTCTCGCTTTCCGCTTGAAGGAACGTTAACGCTGCCGAAAAATGCAGCTGGACCCGTACCTGCGGTTGTGCTTGTGCATGGATCCGGACCTAGCGATCGCAATGAAACGGCTGGTGCTTACACGCCGTTCCGAGACCTTGCATGGGGGCTGGCTGAACAAGGGATAGCGGTACTTCGCTATGACAAACGCACCTATACACACGGAAGCTCCCTTAC from Paenibacillus sp. FSL H8-0548 encodes the following:
- a CDS encoding carbohydrate ABC transporter permease; the encoded protein is MNNVATSNASTKKSRIRSSSGDQIFDICNYIFLTLLMIVTLYPFLNTAAISLNNATDSIKGGIYLLPRIWTLDNYAYVLKESTIFHATLISVLRTVIGTISTVFCSAMVAYTITRQEYVLRKFVTMAFILTMYFNGGLIPNFLLIRDLGLLNNFWVYIFPGLIGVFNLIIIRSFIEGLPESILESARIDGAGDFKMFYSIVLPLCVPVLATVALFSAVYQWNQWFDVFLYNSSNIDLSTLQYELQKILQNSNASLTPKSAGDAFANANNSGANTVTPFAIRATMTIVASLPIIMVYPFLQKYFVKGMTVGGVKG
- a CDS encoding alpha/beta fold hydrolase; the encoded protein is MKKWLLSGLVLLLFINAQSVTASSADISVLVNGQEVVFTDGKPYWKGSEMMLPVRDLASGLGMKVSYEKAKNEVRLTSDKLTAVFKIGESQISINGKAHAFSSASATKQYRTYVPLSFFSKELGIKTVYDEKTKKLTISKIELNTEILAEQVIDLMNKGGYEQLWNDYFDQELQKAIPLPVLDATWKEVLKQTGEYKKIVSLSSSPIDDGGTMVVSILGFEQMNMKLTLTINRTGLLTGILIQPAPLDGEAPAGVTEETIIIGETSRFPLEGTLTLPKNAAGPVPAVVLVHGSGPSDRNETAGAYTPFRDLAWGLAEQGIAVLRYDKRTYTHGSSLTAEEVAGITVKEETVDDAIAAAGLLKRDARIDETQVFVIGHSLGGMLAPRIDAEGGDFAGLVLLAGSPRSLWEIVYDQNASFIAAMKDGEAKAANEVWLETEYKRAQMIANLSAEEAKSSTVFGIPATYFKEMDAHSTRDYAVKLTKPLLVLQGDNDFQVYSDKDFLEWKKLFQGKENVSFKLYPDLNHFFVKYDGVGKGTLDEYNYPGHVAQEVINDVASWILKNKQ
- a CDS encoding GntR family transcriptional regulator — encoded protein: MMIKINLQSDVPLYTQLSNQIIEGIASGALAPGEALPSVRSLSSDLGINMHTVNKAYSALKQDGYVEIHRQKGVVVQLGLPNADEAYYRQLEEKVRPLISESICHNVSEDALVELCRSIFKQIRSTGKAT
- a CDS encoding ATP-binding protein yields the protein MLTKEMHELKHLVNQLLSKPSSQKNEEPADFNIEGNDNSDGNELGAIFYSGQYHGQNGYRWMPQQKSVTQLLELNSDKVSKILAALGNKQRLDILTAVMRKPLTGPEVVEQLNMGTTGQLYHHTKALLGADLIVQEERGGKYSLSPHRSLPFLLLLAASSDLLDTTDYMELAEARNNVGSYLGSSQSYDPHHLLSAVIENTLLEHQAGYCTEVTLILQNDNSITIADNGRGIPVHALPNSNKTNVQAILTEISHDHLSASILAPDGTKGIHLPVVNALSDRLIVEIRREGKVRRQEFKHGIPQTELLVTGVTKETGTTITFKPDQDIFRASFNQTTISNHLAALKEIYPNLKLEILQ
- a CDS encoding ABC transporter permease subunit, producing MESKPTMTTSNLVLPKKPTGLKRFAMKLLEQRVLVLMSIPFLAWLFIFKYMPLWGWTIAFQDYKPAKSFGEQKWVGFDHFQFLFQDERFIRVLRNTLAMSGINLVLGFVTAITLALLLNEVRKVAFKRIVQTVSYLPHFISWVVAASIIQTTLSPDGIINEMLLWFGFLEKGEEILFLGIPEYFWGIFGAGSVWKDVGWNTIVYLAAMTMIDPAQYEAAEMDGAGRIKRMWYVTLPGIKPVIIVLLIMNIGYLLESGFEPQYLLGNGMNIDYSENLDIFVLKYGIAQGNYSLSIAGGMFKTIISFILLFAANNLAKRMGESRLF
- a CDS encoding DUF5808 domain-containing protein; amino-acid sequence: MEHWSFWLLLATIFIPISVILIATPYLTRRTESFGISITEEIYWHSDVRRMRKKYVIVLAIIHSILLISAAILINRLDEQQMSMTVGGYTIAVIGISFAAYLFFHFKMKRMKREREWTNPVIQSAIIDTSFRRRKHSVSFYWFIPHFVLALSTLAIVLLYYDQFPDQLVMQYDFAGNATTVVAKSYSALLWPIGTQFIMIVLFLFINYSIVISKQQIDAADPEASVQRSMKFRHSWSVFNVATGLLITMLFSFISIVPLLALPPSSILIVSTAIPALIVVGSIWLSIRLGQGGSRIRMPGGSVSSIGTGPTDNDRHWKLGSIYYNPSDPALFLEKRFGIGWTLNFGHPLAWLILIILVAVIIISIVLGG